A single window of Polaribacter sp. SA4-10 DNA harbors:
- a CDS encoding dihydroorotase family protein, whose product MTTLIKSATIIDSSSPYHNQKKDILIIDGKINKIENSISEKKDYQIVAQENLHVSCGWFDTSVSFGEPGYEERETIKNGLNVAAKSGFTAVAVNANSNPVIDNKSAVEFLINKANGFATKLYPIAALTKGSKGVEMAELYDMQQSGAIAFGDYNKPIANDNLMKIALLYAQNFNGLVLSFPKNNSIAGEGIANEGINSTKLGLKGNPALAEHLQIASHLFLLEYTGGKLHIPTISTAKSAKLIKDAKKKGLQVTCSVSAHHLVLTDDELHGFDSNFKTNPPLRTALDIKALQKAVKTGVIDIITSDHNPIDVEHKKVEFSQAKNGTIGLESAFGAINSVLALDHFIESITSKPRAVFGLEPISIAEGKIADISLFNPEKQYTFTKEHAISTSKNSAFFNKKMKGKAYGIFSNKQLILNS is encoded by the coding sequence ATGACCACGCTTATAAAATCGGCAACGATTATAGACTCTTCAAGCCCATATCACAATCAAAAAAAAGACATTTTAATTATTGACGGTAAAATCAATAAAATTGAAAATTCTATTTCAGAAAAGAAAGATTATCAAATTGTAGCACAAGAAAATTTACATGTTTCTTGTGGCTGGTTTGACACAAGTGTTTCTTTTGGAGAACCCGGTTATGAAGAAAGAGAAACTATTAAAAACGGGTTAAATGTTGCTGCAAAAAGCGGTTTTACTGCTGTTGCTGTAAATGCAAACTCAAATCCTGTAATAGATAACAAATCTGCTGTAGAATTCCTAATTAACAAAGCGAATGGTTTTGCTACAAAATTATACCCAATTGCAGCTTTAACAAAAGGTAGCAAAGGAGTTGAAATGGCAGAATTGTATGACATGCAACAATCTGGCGCAATTGCTTTTGGTGATTACAATAAACCAATTGCAAATGACAACTTGATGAAAATTGCACTTTTATACGCGCAAAATTTTAACGGCTTAGTCTTAAGCTTCCCAAAAAATAATTCTATTGCTGGAGAAGGAATTGCAAACGAAGGAATTAATAGCACAAAATTAGGGCTAAAAGGAAATCCTGCTTTGGCAGAACATTTACAAATTGCTAGCCATTTATTTCTACTAGAATATACGGGAGGTAAATTACATATTCCAACAATTTCTACTGCAAAATCTGCTAAATTAATTAAAGATGCAAAAAAGAAAGGTTTACAAGTTACTTGTAGCGTTTCTGCGCATCATTTAGTTTTAACGGATGATGAATTACATGGTTTTGATAGCAACTTTAAAACAAACCCACCACTAAGAACAGCATTAGACATTAAGGCTTTGCAAAAAGCAGTTAAAACTGGCGTAATTGATATAATTACATCAGATCACAACCCAATTGATGTAGAACATAAAAAAGTAGAATTTAGTCAAGCTAAAAACGGAACAATTGGTTTAGAAAGTGCTTTTGGCGCAATAAATTCAGTTTTAGCTTTAGACCATTTTATCGAAAGTATCACTTCTAAACCAAGAGCAGTTTTTGGCCTAGAACCAATTTCTATTGCAGAAGGAAAAATAGCTGATATTTCACTTTTCAATCCTGAAAAACAATATACGTTCACTAAAGAACACGCCATATCTACCTCTAAAAATAGTGCCTTTTTTAATAAAAAAATGAAAGGAAAAGCATACGGTATTTTCTCAAACAAACAACTGATTTTAAATTCATAA
- a CDS encoding TIGR02757 family protein, with the protein MTKKELKEFLDEKVVLYNNPKFIESDPIQIPHRFSLKEDIEIAAFLTAIISWGNRTMIIKNASKMMDLLDNSPYDFVLNHQEKDLETLNNFVHRTFNNIDLQQFIKSLQHIYKNHDGLESILSIKDNSTTYQTTISEFKNVFFEVLHQQRTQKHISDPLKNSAAKRINMFLRWMVRSDKAGVDFGLWQKHNPANLSCPLDVHSGNVARKLKLLLRTQNDWKAVAELDKNLRNLDKKDPVKYDFALFGLGVFEKF; encoded by the coding sequence ATGACAAAAAAAGAACTCAAAGAATTCTTAGACGAAAAAGTTGTTTTATATAACAATCCAAAATTTATTGAGTCAGATCCAATTCAAATTCCACATCGTTTTTCTTTAAAAGAAGATATTGAAATAGCGGCTTTTTTAACAGCTATTATTTCTTGGGGAAACAGAACCATGATTATTAAAAATGCGTCTAAAATGATGGATTTATTAGACAATTCTCCTTATGATTTTGTTTTAAACCATCAAGAAAAAGATTTAGAAACTCTAAACAACTTTGTTCACAGAACTTTTAATAATATAGATTTACAACAGTTTATTAAATCATTACAACATATCTATAAAAACCATGATGGTCTAGAAAGTATTCTTTCCATTAAAGACAATTCAACTACATATCAAACAACAATTTCTGAATTCAAAAATGTTTTTTTTGAAGTTCTACACCAACAAAGAACACAAAAACATATTTCTGATCCATTAAAAAATTCTGCCGCTAAACGTATAAATATGTTTTTACGTTGGATGGTTAGAAGCGATAAAGCTGGTGTAGATTTTGGTCTTTGGCAAAAACACAATCCAGCAAACTTATCTTGTCCTTTAGATGTACATTCTGGCAATGTAGCTAGAAAATTAAAACTACTTTTAAGAACTCAAAATGATTGGAAAGCTGTTGCTGAATTAGACAAAAACTTACGTAATTTAGACAAAAAAGATCCTGTGAAATACGATTTTGCATTATTTGGTTTAGGCGTTTTTGAAAAGTTTTAA
- a CDS encoding S10 family peptidase, whose amino-acid sequence MKIYTYFILFFLSFSSSAQDNRIPLDTTIVTLNSVTIKGKKIPYKAITGMQPVWNSTGKIVASLYYTYYSRTDIKDKSKRPIIMSFNGGPGSASVWMHIAYTGPKILKIDDEGNPIQPYGIKDNPYSILDEADIVFINPVNTGYSRPVIEKGEKIDEKYFFGVNADAKYLADWLTTFMTRNNRWLSPKYIIGESYGGTRVMQLANELQSRQWMYLNGVIMVSPADYKIIRSSGSEDIAMNLPYFTATAWYHKMLPEDLQQKDLEEILPMAELFSYNELLPAVSKGGNISDAERNRVAEKMARFTGIKKGVLLQQNLEMKPSFFWKELLRDTNGKTIGRLDSRYLGIDRQEIGTRPDYSPELTSWLHSFTPAINYYTQNILKFKTDVKYNMFGPVGTWDFENEDARESLRKAMASNPYLHLLVQSGYYDGATTYSVAKYTMGKIDPSGKMKNRMSFKGYRSGHMMYLRKEDLEKSNEDLRVFIKKSSRNIGPAKY is encoded by the coding sequence ATGAAAATATACACCTATTTTATTCTTTTTTTTCTTAGCTTTTCTTCCAGTGCTCAAGACAACAGAATTCCATTAGACACAACAATTGTTACTTTAAATTCAGTTACAATTAAAGGAAAAAAAATTCCATATAAAGCGATAACCGGTATGCAACCTGTTTGGAACAGTACTGGAAAAATTGTTGCCTCTTTATATTATACTTATTATTCAAGAACTGACATTAAAGATAAATCTAAAAGGCCGATTATAATGTCTTTTAATGGAGGTCCAGGATCTGCCTCTGTTTGGATGCATATTGCATATACTGGTCCCAAAATTTTAAAAATTGATGACGAAGGAAATCCAATACAACCTTATGGAATAAAGGACAACCCATATTCTATTTTAGACGAAGCAGATATTGTTTTTATAAACCCAGTTAATACTGGTTATTCGCGTCCTGTGATAGAAAAAGGAGAAAAAATAGATGAGAAATACTTCTTTGGTGTAAATGCTGATGCAAAATATTTAGCAGATTGGTTAACCACCTTTATGACACGAAATAATCGTTGGTTATCACCTAAATATATTATTGGAGAAAGCTATGGAGGTACCCGTGTTATGCAGCTAGCAAATGAATTACAGAGCAGACAATGGATGTATTTAAACGGAGTAATTATGGTTTCACCTGCAGATTATAAAATTATTAGATCTAGTGGTTCAGAAGATATTGCTATGAATTTACCATATTTTACAGCAACTGCCTGGTATCATAAAATGTTACCTGAAGATCTTCAGCAGAAAGATTTAGAAGAAATTTTACCAATGGCAGAACTTTTTTCTTATAATGAACTTCTTCCAGCAGTATCAAAAGGAGGGAACATTTCTGATGCAGAAAGAAATCGTGTTGCTGAGAAAATGGCTCGATTTACAGGAATTAAAAAAGGTGTTTTATTACAGCAGAATTTAGAAATGAAACCAAGCTTCTTCTGGAAAGAACTTTTACGTGATACCAATGGAAAAACTATTGGACGATTAGACAGTAGATATTTAGGAATTGATAGACAAGAAATTGGCACAAGGCCAGATTATAGTCCAGAACTAACCTCTTGGCTGCATTCTTTTACGCCGGCAATAAACTACTACACACAAAATATTCTAAAGTTTAAAACGGATGTAAAATACAATATGTTTGGCCCTGTTGGTACTTGGGATTTTGAAAATGAAGATGCGCGTGAAAGCTTGCGAAAAGCGATGGCTAGTAATCCGTACTTGCACCTTTTAGTGCAGTCTGGATACTATGATGGTGCAACTACATATTCTGTTGCAAAATACACCATGGGAAAAATTGATCCTAGTGGAAAAATGAAAAACAGAATGAGTTTTAAAGGCTACAGAAGTGGACATATGATGTATTTGCGTAAAGAAGATTTAGAAAAATCGAACGAAGATTTACGTGTTTTTATTAAAAAAAGTTCAAGAAATATTGGACCGGCTAAATATTAA
- a CDS encoding BatA domain-containing protein: MQFKNPEILYFLALLIIPVLVHLFQLQKFVKTPFTNVAFLQKLAQETRKSSRIKKWLILATRLLLFTAILFAFSQPYFSDKKTNKKQHTYIYLDNSLSTNTKGEKGNLLQVSAKEIIENAADQDTYSLQTNSEYYSEINKKELKNILIKVKNTSKHLDISTVFLKINNQNKSKINTLTKNILISDFQNTYINKFTNVTLPFSAIKLAASQKNNISIDSVFISNTNTTNFTVNVIIKNQGAAKNNIPIAIFNKENLTSKQSFSIDEDRKKIIQFTIQNQGNFLGKIKITLNDTFSFDNTFYFNLNSTQKIVILSIGKEANFLPKIYNKKEFNFTSSTIQNVNYNDIPKQQLIILNELEYIPEIISKSLVNFSENGGNLVIIPSEISNINSYNSFLKKIVTAEIKSKKKDTLKITNINYSHPLFNNVFSKKVTNFQYPKVESYYPISSKNSSNIVSFENGSSFISQIKTSKSSIYWISSSLNKKNSNFFKSPLIVPVFYNFGKLSFKHTQLYYIINEENKIDIETKLVKDEILTISNSENSFIPLQQNFQNKVSITIRDQHLTSGFYTILKDKETINTLAFNYPKEESLLTFMDINKLQKTNKNITISSSIKDVFQEINKKNEVHSIWKWFLALAIVSLFLEILILKFYKP; the protein is encoded by the coding sequence ATGCAGTTTAAAAACCCAGAAATTCTATACTTTTTAGCACTACTAATCATCCCTGTTCTAGTGCATCTTTTTCAATTGCAAAAGTTTGTAAAAACACCTTTTACAAACGTTGCTTTTTTACAGAAATTGGCTCAAGAAACGCGCAAAAGTTCTCGCATAAAAAAATGGTTAATTTTAGCCACAAGACTACTCTTATTTACAGCGATACTTTTTGCTTTTTCTCAACCTTATTTTAGCGACAAAAAAACAAATAAAAAACAACACACTTACATCTATTTAGACAATTCTTTAAGTACAAACACCAAAGGAGAGAAAGGTAATTTATTACAAGTTTCAGCAAAAGAAATTATAGAAAATGCTGCTGATCAAGATACTTATTCTTTGCAAACTAACTCAGAATATTACTCAGAAATCAATAAAAAAGAGCTTAAAAATATTCTTATAAAGGTAAAGAACACCTCAAAACATTTAGATATATCAACGGTTTTTCTTAAAATTAATAATCAAAATAAAAGTAAAATAAATACTTTAACTAAAAATATATTAATATCTGATTTTCAGAATACTTACATTAATAAGTTTACAAATGTAACACTTCCTTTTTCAGCTATTAAACTAGCAGCTTCACAAAAAAACAACATTTCTATAGATAGTGTATTTATTAGCAATACGAACACAACCAATTTCACAGTAAATGTTATTATAAAAAATCAAGGAGCTGCTAAAAACAACATACCTATTGCAATTTTTAATAAAGAAAATTTAACAAGTAAACAATCCTTCTCTATCGACGAAGATAGAAAAAAAATAATTCAATTTACGATTCAAAATCAAGGTAATTTTTTAGGGAAAATTAAAATAACTTTAAACGATACTTTCTCTTTTGACAACACCTTTTATTTCAATCTAAATTCCACCCAAAAAATCGTCATTCTATCCATAGGAAAAGAAGCCAATTTTTTACCTAAAATTTACAACAAAAAAGAATTTAATTTCACTAGTTCAACAATACAAAATGTAAACTATAATGACATCCCAAAACAGCAATTAATTATTTTAAATGAACTAGAATATATTCCTGAAATCATTTCTAAAAGCTTAGTAAATTTCTCTGAAAATGGAGGAAATTTAGTAATAATTCCAAGTGAGATTTCTAACATAAATTCGTACAATTCATTTCTCAAAAAAATAGTTACAGCAGAAATCAAATCAAAAAAGAAAGACACTTTAAAAATCACCAATATTAATTACAGTCATCCATTATTTAATAATGTATTTTCTAAAAAAGTTACTAATTTTCAATATCCTAAAGTAGAAAGCTACTACCCTATTTCTTCAAAAAATAGTAGTAATATTGTATCTTTTGAAAACGGCAGTTCATTTATATCTCAAATTAAAACCAGTAAAAGTAGTATTTATTGGATCTCTAGTTCGCTTAACAAAAAGAATAGCAACTTCTTTAAATCACCTTTAATAGTGCCCGTTTTTTATAATTTTGGGAAATTAAGCTTCAAACACACGCAACTATACTATATAATAAATGAAGAAAACAAAATTGACATTGAGACTAAATTAGTCAAAGATGAAATTTTAACCATTTCTAATTCAGAAAATTCATTTATCCCGCTTCAACAAAATTTTCAAAACAAAGTAAGCATCACTATAAGAGACCAGCATTTAACTTCAGGGTTTTACACTATTTTAAAAGACAAAGAAACTATTAATACACTTGCTTTTAATTATCCAAAAGAGGAAAGCTTATTAACCTTTATGGATATTAATAAACTACAGAAAACAAATAAGAACATTACAATTTCTTCATCCATAAAAGATGTCTTTCAAGAAATAAACAAAAAAAATGAAGTTCATTCAATTTGGAAATGGTTTTTAGCTTTGGCAATTGTATCTTTGTTCTTAGAAATTTTGATTTTAAAATTCTATAAACCATGA